From Psychroflexus torquis ATCC 700755, the proteins below share one genomic window:
- a CDS encoding SusF/SusE family outer membrane protein encodes MNKNILKLIMVFFAIVAFNACSEDDEIQFTAQTPPDQISFTNDFLGEYLLSEQTAQNNAERFTWESPDFGIPTPITYQLDGSADFEFTAPELLAETSNLQASITVAQLLSLAEAAGLDNDEATENPDTGDLYFRVRALIGSENAENSPETLSEVTTLTVTLIATGGPEPLPVFPNLYFVGNATAADWNNDNNNFPLVRDPENENVFTYTGKFLGGDTNEFKLIENRGAWQPQWGLQDGSFETSEDLGGDPGPFQITDGEGYYTLEVDTENKISSLVAFDEASSEAYASIGIIGFGTTGSDEGWSQDINMTQSTFDPHVWYISEIELFDGEVKFRAEDDWDVANWGSNTEFSGFGSLGGPNIPSSAGTYEVWFNDLTGNYMLISLQ; translated from the coding sequence ATGAACAAGAACATTTTAAAATTAATAATGGTGTTTTTCGCAATAGTAGCGTTTAATGCTTGTAGTGAAGATGATGAAATTCAGTTCACTGCTCAGACACCTCCAGACCAAATTTCGTTTACCAACGACTTTTTGGGAGAATATTTATTGAGTGAACAAACCGCTCAAAATAATGCAGAACGCTTTACCTGGGAATCTCCAGATTTTGGAATCCCTACCCCAATAACTTATCAACTGGATGGTTCAGCTGATTTTGAATTTACGGCTCCTGAACTTTTAGCCGAAACGTCAAACCTCCAAGCTTCTATTACAGTAGCACAGTTGTTAAGCCTAGCAGAAGCCGCTGGTTTAGACAATGATGAAGCGACAGAAAACCCAGATACTGGCGATTTATACTTTCGAGTTAGAGCTTTAATTGGTTCTGAAAATGCTGAAAACTCTCCTGAAACTCTTTCAGAAGTGACTACACTTACTGTGACTTTAATTGCTACAGGTGGACCAGAACCACTTCCCGTATTTCCTAATCTATATTTTGTAGGTAATGCGACAGCCGCAGATTGGAATAATGATAACAACAATTTTCCATTAGTAAGAGATCCCGAAAACGAAAATGTCTTTACCTATACAGGTAAATTTTTAGGTGGAGATACTAATGAATTTAAACTAATTGAAAACAGAGGGGCTTGGCAGCCACAGTGGGGTCTTCAAGATGGTTCATTTGAGACCAGTGAAGATCTTGGTGGAGATCCAGGACCTTTCCAAATTACTGATGGTGAAGGATACTATACCCTAGAAGTGGATACAGAAAATAAAATCTCTTCTTTGGTAGCTTTTGATGAAGCAAGTTCAGAGGCTTATGCAAGTATTGGAATTATTGGATTTGGAACAACTGGAAGCGATGAGGGTTGGAGTCAAGACATCAACATGACTCAATCTACTTTTGACCCTCATGTCTGGTACATCTCTGAAATTGAACTTTTTGATGGAGAAGTGAAGTTTAGAGCTGAAGACGATTGGGACGTCGCTAACTGGGGAAGCAATACAGAATTTTCTGGATTTGGTTCTTTAGGAGGTCCAAATATTCCTTCTAGTGCAGGAACTTACGAAGTTTGGTTTAATGACCTTACAGGAAATTACATGCTAATTTCACTTCAATAA
- a CDS encoding RagB/SusD family nutrient uptake outer membrane protein produces MKIKHYILFTLLGAFLFSSCESDLDVEIRDPNITLGDQIFTSAEAYKQSLAGVYANLSLSSLTGPGGSNIGGLDAGTGQYMRGLFNLQNLSTDETIFTFENDPGIRGVQRNSASPENVLLRGVYSRAMFSVSLSNEFLRQSTDELLQSRGIGSLGDIQTYRAEVKVLKALSYYHLMDMFGKAPFYDETTEAGFTQGEELSRPELFDLVEGLLLNSLEDLPAGNSGEYGRIDQGVVHMILAKIYLNAEVYTGTPRYTEALSRSEAVINSGYQLVNDYQFNFLADNNSNGAQNEIIFPIANDGQATQNYGGTTIIIQGQVGAQEQNGEELGVNPGGFGGLFRLRPQFSEKFTLNPLFENDARNLIITEDRPISLVVTDPNTGYITTKYSNRTSTGGFGSDRTFTDADFPMFRLADAYLMYAEAHLRGGGGDLNTALNYVNSLRERAFGDTSGNIVSAQLDLNFLIDERARELYWESHRRQDLIRFGLYTGNQYVWMFKGGPSAGTSIDSFRAIYPIPSASLATNQNLTQNPGY; encoded by the coding sequence ATGAAAATTAAACACTACATACTATTCACACTACTTGGAGCATTTTTGTTCTCGTCTTGTGAATCTGATTTGGATGTGGAGATCAGAGATCCCAACATCACCTTAGGAGACCAAATATTCACTTCCGCAGAAGCTTATAAACAATCTCTGGCTGGGGTATATGCCAACCTTTCTTTGTCTTCCCTAACTGGTCCAGGAGGAAGTAATATAGGAGGACTAGATGCTGGTACTGGACAATATATGAGGGGTTTATTTAATCTGCAAAATCTTTCTACAGATGAAACTATTTTCACTTTTGAAAATGATCCAGGAATTAGAGGAGTGCAGCGAAATTCTGCTTCTCCAGAAAACGTCTTATTAAGAGGTGTCTATTCTAGAGCTATGTTTTCTGTATCACTCTCTAATGAATTCTTAAGACAATCTACAGATGAGTTGCTACAATCTAGAGGAATTGGTTCTCTTGGAGATATACAAACCTATAGAGCTGAAGTTAAAGTATTAAAAGCTTTATCTTATTATCACCTTATGGATATGTTTGGAAAAGCACCGTTCTATGATGAAACCACAGAAGCTGGCTTTACTCAAGGGGAAGAGTTGAGCAGACCAGAGCTATTTGATTTAGTAGAAGGTTTATTGCTAAACTCTTTAGAAGATCTTCCTGCTGGAAACTCTGGAGAATATGGACGGATTGATCAAGGAGTTGTTCATATGATTTTGGCTAAAATCTACTTGAATGCTGAAGTGTATACAGGGACCCCTAGATATACAGAGGCTTTATCAAGATCTGAAGCTGTCATCAATTCTGGTTATCAATTGGTAAATGATTATCAATTTAACTTTTTAGCAGATAACAACAGTAATGGTGCTCAGAATGAAATTATCTTTCCTATCGCCAATGATGGACAAGCTACTCAAAATTATGGAGGAACAACAATCATAATCCAAGGCCAGGTGGGAGCTCAAGAACAAAATGGTGAAGAATTAGGCGTAAATCCAGGTGGCTTTGGAGGATTATTTAGACTCAGACCACAATTTTCTGAGAAATTTACTCTAAATCCACTTTTTGAAAATGATGCAAGAAATTTAATTATTACTGAAGACAGACCTATTTCTCTTGTCGTTACTGATCCTAATACGGGTTATATTACTACCAAATATTCCAATAGAACATCTACAGGTGGTTTTGGTTCTGATAGAACCTTTACTGATGCAGATTTTCCTATGTTTAGGCTTGCAGATGCCTATCTGATGTACGCAGAAGCACATCTAAGAGGTGGTGGCGGAGATCTAAATACAGCTCTTAATTATGTTAACTCACTAAGAGAGAGAGCCTTTGGAGACACTTCGGGAAATATTGTTTCTGCTCAACTCGATCTCAATTTTCTTATCGACGAGCGTGCTAGAGAATTGTACTGGGAAAGCCATAGAAGACAAGATCTTATACGTTTCGGCTTATACACTGGAAATCAATATGTTTGGATGTTTAAAGGTGGTCCATCAGCAGGAACTTCAATCGACAGTTTTAGAGCGATATACCCTATTCCTTCAGCTAGTTTAGCGACCAATCAAAATTTAACACAAAATCCAGGTTATTAA
- a CDS encoding SusC/RagA family TonB-linked outer membrane protein, whose amino-acid sequence MRTIKLLGLLLMLLPISIFAQSTVSGTVVDNSGMPIPGVNIAVKNTNKGTTTDFDGNYSIVLENGETLSFSYVGFRTKNIVFNGKNTSIEVSMVEDAEALSEVVVVGYGNQTVKSISGSVASVTEKDFNKGNIVTSESLIQGRVPGLSVTKGGGPGSGSEIRIRGGSSFNANNSPLIVLDGLPLDNSVADGTRSILSTINPNDIESFSVLKDASAAAIYGIRASNGVIIINTKKGRGELSVSLDVQQNITTIDNTVDVLSAGQFRTLIAENFPGRLGELGSANTNWQNEIYRDAKSSDINLSARGALFGKIPSRLSLNRSDQQGLRQTSKFDRTTASLSLNPRLFDDHLKVGLNANYSNEDNRFADGVEGNAITFDPTQPVRSPGSPYGGFFEFLDNDGSAASNVPRNPVSQLLQTRNISNADRLFGNLNLDYKFHFLPELRLVTNLGYDRTDSGGSLTRPGTSALGVNAEQGEFIGNESRYEQTRTNTSADSYFIYENDFNDFGLKLTAGYSYQKFESERFTTNEILDPNAQEPRTTVADDVVLIGYFGRANFSFQDKYFVNASIRRDGVSKFSPENRFEYFPSVSGAWILTEEDFLEDSNLINSLKVRAGWGQLGQQEVPSTSDYLRRYQTGLSNQQYNFGNTIVPFQPLYTNPDIRWEILTEINLGVDFELFNNRLSGSVDVFERTADDLLSNVPVPDGANFSNQGFQNIGEFVSKGIEVNLDYNVIRRDDLNWNVNYNFTAIDREITNLAFGQDIFVGGITGGTGNTIQVQREGAWPNSFFTYAQLYDQAGQPIEGAYADLNGDGTVDDRDRYVSGNGQADVLMGFQSNFTYKNFDFNFNLRASFGNDIYNNVNSSRAQLGNLNLVSPNNLPVQVLETGFARTPDVILSDFFVEDASFLRMDNITLGYTLRGFNRESTSLRFWMGLQNAFVITDYSGVDPELNISGIDNTIYPRGRTYLLGVNYNF is encoded by the coding sequence ATGCGAACAATTAAACTTTTAGGTCTGCTGCTAATGCTTTTGCCTATCAGTATTTTTGCACAATCCACAGTAAGTGGGACCGTTGTCGATAATTCGGGTATGCCAATACCTGGAGTAAACATCGCTGTTAAAAATACTAATAAGGGAACAACGACCGATTTTGATGGAAATTACTCAATCGTTTTAGAAAACGGTGAAACGCTATCCTTTAGCTATGTAGGTTTTAGAACTAAAAATATTGTCTTTAATGGAAAGAACACTTCTATAGAGGTGTCTATGGTTGAAGATGCCGAAGCCCTAAGCGAAGTTGTCGTCGTGGGCTACGGAAATCAAACGGTGAAATCTATCTCAGGTTCTGTGGCTTCTGTTACAGAAAAAGATTTCAACAAAGGAAATATTGTCACTTCAGAGAGTCTTATACAGGGTAGAGTCCCTGGTTTGTCTGTCACTAAAGGCGGTGGTCCAGGATCTGGATCTGAAATTAGAATCCGTGGAGGGTCTTCTTTCAATGCTAATAATTCTCCTTTAATTGTTTTGGATGGTTTGCCTTTAGATAATTCTGTTGCAGATGGAACACGGTCTATCCTTTCTACCATTAACCCAAATGATATTGAATCCTTTTCTGTATTAAAAGATGCTTCTGCAGCTGCTATTTATGGTATCCGAGCATCAAACGGTGTCATTATCATCAACACCAAAAAAGGGAGGGGTGAACTCAGTGTCTCTTTAGATGTTCAGCAAAACATTACTACTATAGACAATACTGTGGATGTGTTAAGTGCAGGTCAATTTAGAACTTTAATAGCTGAGAATTTTCCAGGCCGACTTGGAGAATTAGGTAGTGCCAATACCAATTGGCAGAATGAAATATACAGAGATGCAAAATCTTCTGATATAAACTTAAGTGCTCGTGGAGCCTTATTCGGGAAAATTCCTTCTAGATTATCCTTAAATCGTTCAGACCAGCAAGGTTTAAGACAAACCTCTAAGTTTGATAGAACCACAGCCTCTTTATCTTTAAATCCAAGACTTTTTGACGACCATCTTAAAGTAGGTTTAAATGCCAACTATAGCAATGAAGACAATAGATTTGCAGATGGTGTTGAAGGCAACGCTATAACTTTTGATCCTACTCAACCAGTAAGATCACCTGGGTCTCCCTATGGTGGTTTCTTTGAGTTTTTAGACAATGATGGCTCTGCAGCCTCAAATGTCCCAAGGAATCCAGTCTCGCAATTGCTTCAAACTAGAAATATAAGTAATGCCGATCGCTTATTTGGTAATTTAAATCTAGACTATAAGTTTCACTTTTTGCCAGAATTAAGGCTTGTTACCAACCTTGGTTATGACAGGACAGATAGTGGTGGCTCTTTAACCAGACCTGGAACGAGTGCTTTAGGAGTGAATGCAGAACAAGGAGAATTTATCGGTAACGAATCTCGCTATGAACAAACTAGAACTAATACATCTGCCGATTCTTACTTTATTTATGAAAATGACTTTAACGATTTCGGTTTAAAATTAACGGCAGGTTATTCTTATCAAAAATTTGAATCTGAACGTTTTACTACCAACGAAATTTTAGACCCAAACGCACAAGAACCCAGAACCACAGTTGCAGATGACGTTGTTCTAATTGGTTATTTTGGTAGAGCAAACTTTAGCTTTCAGGATAAATATTTTGTGAATGCGTCTATTAGACGAGATGGGGTTTCAAAATTCTCTCCAGAGAATAGGTTTGAATATTTCCCTTCAGTCTCAGGTGCTTGGATATTAACTGAAGAGGATTTCTTGGAAGATAGCAACTTGATTAACAGTCTAAAGGTAAGAGCTGGTTGGGGGCAATTAGGTCAACAAGAAGTCCCTTCTACCTCAGATTACCTGAGACGTTACCAAACAGGTTTATCTAACCAACAGTATAATTTCGGAAATACAATTGTACCCTTTCAACCACTTTATACCAATCCAGATATACGATGGGAAATCTTAACCGAAATCAACTTAGGGGTAGACTTTGAATTATTTAACAATAGGCTGTCTGGTTCTGTAGATGTTTTTGAAAGAACTGCAGATGATCTCTTGTCGAATGTTCCTGTACCAGACGGTGCAAACTTCTCCAACCAAGGCTTTCAAAATATCGGTGAATTTGTATCAAAAGGTATTGAAGTTAACCTCGATTATAATGTGATTCGAAGAGATGACCTAAACTGGAATGTGAACTACAACTTTACCGCTATCGACAGAGAGATTACAAATCTTGCTTTTGGACAAGACATTTTTGTAGGGGGAATCACTGGAGGTACTGGGAATACAATACAAGTTCAAAGAGAGGGAGCATGGCCAAATTCTTTTTTCACCTATGCTCAATTATATGATCAAGCTGGGCAACCCATAGAAGGAGCCTATGCAGATTTAAATGGAGACGGTACAGTTGATGATAGGGATCGCTATGTGTCTGGAAATGGCCAAGCAGATGTATTGATGGGTTTCCAATCCAACTTCACTTACAAGAACTTCGATTTCAATTTTAACCTAAGAGCTAGTTTTGGAAATGATATTTACAACAACGTTAATTCCTCAAGAGCTCAACTGGGTAATCTTAATTTAGTATCTCCTAATAACTTACCTGTACAAGTTTTAGAAACAGGATTTGCAAGAACCCCAGATGTTATCTTATCAGATTTCTTTGTAGAAGACGCGTCTTTCTTAAGAATGGATAACATTACTTTAGGCTATACACTCCGAGGTTTTAATAGAGAATCGACAAGTTTAAGATTCTGGATGGGCTTACAAAATGCCTTTGTGATCACAGATTATTCTGGAGTAGATCCTGAATTAAACATCAGTGGTATCGATAACACAATCTATCCAAGAGGAAGAACTTACTTACTTGGCGTTAATTATAATTTTTAA
- a CDS encoding LacI family DNA-binding transcriptional regulator has protein sequence MKQKPTLKVIAKELDVSVSTVSKALRDSKEIGEETKKKVKAFAKLYNYRPNNIALSLKNKKTKTLGVIIPEIVHHFFTTVISGIEHYANDKGYNVIVGLSNESFKKEVINLEMLANGSIDGFIISVAKETLSFKDFHHFSETIDQGIPIVMFDRVIDDIECDKVIVDDVKTSEKAVQKLIDGGCKNIGIISTKDYVNVGRLRTEGYKNTLNANHIKIQNSRILKIDDKFNSDDNLEFLEEQIYTYFEENEVDGLFTVNELYAITAMKVARQKGLTIPDDLQVIGFTDGVLSRHAFPSLTTISQHGFEMGEESAKLLIDRLENPNEEEELFKTIVVKTDIIDRETTKLRNPKK, from the coding sequence ATGAAACAAAAACCAACACTCAAAGTCATCGCTAAAGAACTAGATGTTTCTGTATCCACCGTGTCTAAAGCCTTAAGAGATAGTAAAGAAATTGGGGAGGAGACCAAAAAGAAAGTAAAGGCATTTGCTAAGCTTTATAATTATAGGCCCAACAATATTGCCTTAAGTCTAAAAAATAAAAAGACCAAAACACTTGGAGTTATTATTCCTGAAATCGTTCATCATTTTTTTACCACCGTAATTTCTGGTATAGAGCATTATGCCAATGATAAGGGATACAACGTTATTGTTGGTTTATCCAATGAATCTTTTAAGAAAGAAGTGATTAACCTAGAGATGCTAGCCAACGGGAGTATAGATGGTTTCATTATTTCTGTAGCCAAAGAAACCCTTTCATTTAAAGATTTTCACCATTTTTCAGAAACTATAGACCAAGGTATTCCTATCGTCATGTTCGATCGTGTTATTGATGATATTGAATGTGATAAAGTTATTGTAGATGATGTCAAAACCTCAGAAAAAGCAGTTCAAAAACTTATTGATGGTGGATGTAAGAACATAGGAATTATAAGTACAAAAGACTATGTGAATGTAGGCAGACTTAGAACTGAAGGCTATAAAAACACACTAAATGCAAATCATATTAAAATTCAAAATAGCCGTATTTTAAAAATAGACGATAAATTCAATTCAGATGATAATCTTGAATTTTTAGAGGAACAAATCTATACTTATTTTGAAGAAAATGAAGTTGATGGACTTTTTACGGTCAATGAGCTTTACGCGATTACAGCGATGAAGGTTGCAAGGCAGAAGGGTTTGACTATTCCTGATGATTTACAAGTAATTGGTTTTACAGACGGTGTACTGTCTAGACATGCATTTCCTAGCCTAACAACAATAAGCCAGCATGGCTTTGAAATGGGAGAAGAGTCGGCAAAATTACTCATCGATAGGCTGGAAAACCCCAATGAAGAGGAAGAACTCTTTAAGACCATCGTCGTTAAAACTGATATCATCGATAGGGAAACTACAAAATTGCGTAACCCAAAAAAATAA
- a CDS encoding MFS transporter: MQKRKLSFWEIWNMSFGFLGIQFGFALQNANTSRIFETLGADVEDIPILWIAAPVTGLVVQPIVGYFSDKTWTRLGRRKPYFLVGALLASIALFLMPNSPELWIAAGMLWIMDASINISMEPFRAFVGDNLPEEQRTLGFAMQSFFIGIGAVVGSALPYVLTNWMGIDNTAPAGEIPDSVKWSFYVGGVVFFLAVLWTVLFSKEYSPEEMEAFEKESAAITIEPKTEQEIRKNITTQQKSGSIMILVGAIVSYVIYANALTKELYILFIGLIIVGVLFLIVSELRKKSVRNGFTIIVSDLLNMPKTMKQLAWVQFFSWFALFSMWIYTTQAVTGHVFDTRDTTSKIYNDAADWVTVMFTVYNGVAAIVAFALPVLAKKTSNKFTHMLALILGGLGLISIYFMTTKTGLIISMVGVGIAWASILSIPYAMLSGSLPSSKMGYYMGVFNFFIVIPQIVASTILGFIVSNLFENQPVYALIIGGVSMIAAGLFTLKVTTNSRIDINHNND, translated from the coding sequence ATGCAAAAGCGAAAGCTTAGTTTTTGGGAAATCTGGAACATGAGTTTCGGTTTCTTAGGAATACAATTTGGATTTGCCCTTCAAAATGCTAATACTTCTCGCATTTTTGAAACTCTCGGGGCCGACGTAGAAGACATTCCCATTTTATGGATTGCTGCCCCAGTTACTGGCTTGGTCGTGCAACCTATTGTAGGTTATTTCAGTGATAAGACTTGGACCAGATTGGGTCGCCGTAAGCCATACTTTTTAGTTGGAGCACTACTAGCCTCCATCGCTTTATTTTTAATGCCAAATTCTCCAGAATTATGGATAGCTGCAGGAATGTTGTGGATCATGGATGCGTCCATCAATATCTCCATGGAACCCTTTCGAGCTTTTGTAGGTGATAATTTACCAGAAGAACAGCGCACATTAGGCTTCGCTATGCAGAGTTTCTTTATTGGAATAGGTGCCGTTGTAGGTTCTGCTTTACCTTATGTTTTAACCAATTGGATGGGGATCGATAATACAGCACCAGCTGGAGAGATTCCAGATTCTGTAAAATGGTCCTTTTATGTAGGAGGTGTGGTCTTTTTTCTCGCTGTCCTTTGGACGGTTTTATTTTCAAAAGAATATTCTCCAGAAGAGATGGAAGCCTTTGAAAAAGAAAGTGCTGCTATCACAATAGAACCCAAAACTGAACAAGAAATTCGTAAGAATATAACGACCCAGCAGAAATCTGGTTCGATCATGATTCTGGTGGGTGCCATTGTTTCGTATGTAATTTATGCCAATGCACTCACCAAGGAACTTTATATCTTATTTATAGGACTTATCATTGTTGGAGTTTTATTTCTCATCGTTTCCGAATTAAGAAAAAAAAGCGTGAGAAATGGCTTTACGATCATCGTTTCAGACTTGTTGAACATGCCTAAAACGATGAAACAATTGGCCTGGGTTCAATTCTTTTCATGGTTTGCCTTATTCTCTATGTGGATCTATACCACTCAAGCCGTCACAGGTCATGTGTTTGATACACGAGACACCACTTCAAAAATTTACAATGATGCCGCCGACTGGGTTACGGTGATGTTTACTGTATACAACGGTGTTGCAGCTATCGTAGCTTTTGCTTTACCTGTTCTTGCAAAGAAAACGAGTAATAAATTCACCCATATGTTGGCTCTTATTTTGGGAGGTCTTGGTTTAATTTCTATTTATTTTATGACGACCAAAACAGGGCTAATTATTAGCATGGTAGGAGTTGGAATAGCCTGGGCTTCTATACTTTCCATACCTTACGCGATGCTCTCTGGCTCTTTACCGTCTTCCAAAATGGGCTATTATATGGGAGTTTTTAATTTTTTTATTGTGATTCCACAAATAGTAGCCTCTACGATTTTAGGCTTTATCGTCTCCAACCTGTTTGAAAACCAACCTGTATATGCCCTAATTATAGGAGGTGTTTCTATGATTGCAGCAGGATTATTTACCCTAAAAGTAACTACAAATTCAAGAATAGACATAAATCACAACAATGACTAA
- the pgmB gene encoding beta-phosphoglucomutase, giving the protein MTKAFIFDLDGVIVDTAKFHYLTWKNLADSLGIPFSEEKNEQLKGVSRAKSLEKILEWGHKILPKAEFESLMFKKNEEYLSFVNQMTEKDILPGVMKTLDYLRSNGYAIALGSASKNARLILSKVGLEAYFEEIIDGNEVTKAKPDPEVFLKGIDALGGTPKYAIVFEDSLAGIEAANTACMTSVGIGDKSILKEADFNFQDFIEIDKSVIETLIKFKK; this is encoded by the coding sequence ATGACTAAAGCATTTATATTCGATCTCGATGGGGTCATCGTAGACACTGCGAAATTTCATTATTTAACATGGAAAAACTTAGCGGACTCTCTAGGTATTCCTTTTTCTGAAGAGAAGAATGAACAGTTAAAAGGGGTTTCCAGAGCAAAATCCCTTGAGAAAATTTTAGAATGGGGTCACAAAATTCTTCCTAAAGCTGAATTTGAATCTCTTATGTTTAAAAAAAATGAAGAGTACTTGTCATTTGTCAATCAAATGACTGAAAAGGATATACTTCCTGGAGTTATGAAAACTCTAGACTACCTTAGGTCTAATGGTTATGCTATAGCCTTAGGATCTGCTAGTAAAAACGCTAGGCTAATCCTATCTAAAGTTGGTCTTGAGGCTTATTTTGAAGAGATTATTGACGGAAACGAAGTCACTAAAGCCAAACCCGATCCCGAAGTTTTTCTAAAAGGAATCGATGCCCTTGGAGGTACTCCCAAATATGCTATTGTCTTTGAAGATTCTTTAGCAGGAATTGAAGCTGCAAACACAGCATGTATGACTAGTGTTGGCATAGGTGATAAATCTATTTTAAAAGAGGCAGATTTCAATTTTCAAGACTTCATTGAAATCGATAAATCTGTAATTGAAACGTTGATTAAATTCAAGAAATAA